Within the Saccharopolyspora gloriosae genome, the region TCACCACGTTGTCGGTGCGTCCGGTGCGGGTCTGGGCGATCACGTTGCGCGTGGTGATGTTCTCCAGCCGCGACTGCACGTCCAGGTGCACCTGCGCCCCGGCCTTCCCGGCGAGCTGCTGCCCGGTGGCCAGGTCCACGCCCGCGCTCGGGATCAGCGCGTCGGCGGGGTCGCCGAGAGTGCCGTTCACCGGGCCTTCGACGTTGTTGTAGATGATGGTGCCCACCGCACCGAGGTCCGCGGCGACCTGCTGCTTCTCCGCGAAGGTGCAGGATCCGCGTTGGACCAGCGCCACCGATCCCGCGACGTCGGCGGGGAAGTCGGCCGCCTCGCAGCCGGGGGTGTCGTCGACGGCGGCGACCGACAGCGGCGCGCTCAGGCCGCCCTGCGGGGTCGCGGGGGAGTACTCCAGCGCGTCCCCTGCGACGGGCGCACCGTCCACCGCCAGCGCGAACGAGTCCAGGAAATAGGCCTGGTAGTCGAATTCCGGTGTGGTGACGTCGAAGCCCGCGCCGCGCAACTTGGCCGCCACGTAGTCCACGCTGGCCTCGTACCCGTCGCGGCCGGAGGCGCGGTTGCCGTCGTGGGTGTCGGCGATGCGCTGCAACGCGACGAGGTGCCGGTGCACCGCGTCGACCTCGACCTGAGCCCCCAGCTCGGCGGGTGCGGCGGACGCGGGTGCGGCGGCGAGCAGAGCCGCGGCGAAGGTGGCGAACACGGCGGTGAAGCGGCGCCCGGATTTCACAGCACTCATTCTGTTCTGCTCCCCAAGGGTGAGTTTGTGGTGGACAGCTTCGACAGCACTCACCGGTGAAGTCAAGAATGTCCGAATAATGGTTACCCCGGAACGATTTTTCCCGGTATTGCCGGATCGGCGGCACGTACTACGGTCGTGACCATGTACGCCATCGCGATCCGTGAGCCGGGTGACCCGGAAGTGCTGGAATGGACCGAGCAGGCCGATCCGCGGCCCGGTCCAGGTGAAGTGCTCGTGGACGTCGCGGCCGCCGGGGTGAACCGGGCGGACCTGTCCCAGCGGCAGGGGAACTATCCGCCGCCGAAGGGCGCCAGCGAGATCCTCGGCCTCGAATGTTCCGGCACCATCGCCGAACTCGGCGAAGGCGTCGTGGACTGGCGGGTCGGCGACGAGGTGTGCGCGCTGCTGGCCGGCGGCGGATACGCGGAGCGGGTCGTGGTGCCCGCGGCCCAGCTGCTGCCGGTGCCCGAGGGCGTGGACCTGGTCGACGCCGCGGGGCTGGCCGAGGTGTCGTGCACGGTGTGGTCGAACGTCGTCATGGAAGGCGGGCTCACCGCCGGGAAACTGCTGCTGGTGCACGGCGGATCCGGTGGCATCGGCACCAGCGCCATCCAGATCGCGCGGGCGCTGGGCGCTCGGGTCGCCGCGACCGCCGGGGCGGCCGAAAGTCGCGAGTTCTGCCGGGAGCTCGGCGCGGACCCGGTGATCGGCTACCGCGATGAGGACTTCGTCGAAGTGGTCAAGGGCCTCGGCGGGGCGGACGTGATCCTGGACAACATGGGTGCGTCCTATTTGGACCGGAACCTCTCGGCGCTGGCGCCGGACGGGCACCTCGCCGTGATCGGCATGCAGGGAGGCCGGAAAGCCGAGCTGGACCTGGGGCGGATGCTGGTGAAGCGGCTGCGGATCTCGGTGCTGGGCCTGCGCGGACGTCCGCTGGACGGGCCGACGGGCAAGGCCGCGATCGTCGCGGACGTGCGGGAGAAGCTGTGGCCGCACGTCGCCGCCGGCCGCGTCCGCCCGATCGTGCGCAGCCGCATTCCCCTGCCGGAGGCGGCCCGCGCGCATTCCCTGCTGGAAGCGGGCGGCGTCCACGGCAAGATCCTGCTCACCCGCTCCTGAGCACGGGAGGTGAACGCCCCTTCCCCCGGGTGAACGGGGCGTTCACCTTTCAGTTGAGGGCGGCGACGGCGCGCAGCAGCTGATCGACCTCGTAGCCGTTCGTGTAGTGCGTGAGACCGACGCGCACGGCGCCGCCCACCTCGCCGACGCCGAGCACCGCGAACACGCCGTGCGTGCCGGGGTCGGCGAACGCGCACACGCCCTGATCGGCCAGGTACTCGATGGCATCGACGGCCTTCACCCCGTTGACGGTGAACGCCATCGACGGCACCCGGCGCATCGCGTCACCGATGACCATCACGTGCCGCAGCCTGCGCAGCCCGCCGGTGAGGTTCGCCAGCAGACCGGCTTGGTAGGCCTTCACCGAGCTCAGCGACATGAGCAGCCGCTCCCGGCGCGGCCCGACCGCCGCGTCGTCCAAGCCCGCCAGGTAGTCGATCGAGGACACCAGGCCCGCCAGCAGCGGGTAGGCGTGCGGGCCGAGCTCCATGCGGTCCGGTCCGCGCCAACCGGGCTCCAGCGCCACCGACGGCAACTGGTCGATCATCGCCGGATCCCGGAACACCAGCGCCCCCACCGGCGGCCCGCCCCAAGCGGAGGCGTTGAGCGCGAGCACGTCGGCGCCCATCGCGGTGATGTCCAGCGGCAGGAACGGTGCGGCGGCGGAGGCGTCGACCACCACGAGCGCGTCGTGCTCGGCGGCGATCTCGGCGATCTGGTGCACGTCGGGGCGGGTGCCGACCGCGCCGGACGCGGCGGTGACGGCGACGACCTTGGTGCGCTCGTTGATCAGGTCCCGGTACTGCCAGGCGGGCAGCTCGCAGGTCTCGATGTCCACCTCGGCCCACCGCACCTGGCTGCCGGAGCGCTGCGCGGCGCGCTGCCAGCACACCACGTTCGACGGGTGGTCGAGCCGGGACACGACGACGTCATCGCCGATCATCCAGCCGTCGCCGAGCCCATCGGCGAGTCGTTGCAGCAGCACGGCGGAGTTCGGCC harbors:
- a CDS encoding M28 family peptidase; the protein is MSAVKSGRRFTAVFATFAAALLAAAPASAAPAELGAQVEVDAVHRHLVALQRIADTHDGNRASGRDGYEASVDYVAAKLRGAGFDVTTPEFDYQAYFLDSFALAVDGAPVAGDALEYSPATPQGGLSAPLSVAAVDDTPGCEAADFPADVAGSVALVQRGSCTFAEKQQVAADLGAVGTIIYNNVEGPVNGTLGDPADALIPSAGVDLATGQQLAGKAGAQVHLDVQSRLENITTRNVIAQTRTGRTDNVVTAGAHLDSVAEGAGINDNGSGTAGLLETALALGGAPDTTNAVRFAFWGAEESGLVGSTKYVQSLSFEQQLDIALYLNFDMIGSPNAGYFAYDGDDSDGVGAGPGPHGSGAIERDLGAALLTQGVEIEGTDFDGRSDYGEFIANGIPAGGLFTGGDGTKTEEQAAKWGGTAGQNFDPNYHTPQDDLSNVDKVALERNAKALATTIGQYAQSTEGVNGAQSRAERTGLRTAQAPLPALGDHNRI
- a CDS encoding NAD(P)H-quinone oxidoreductase, translated to MYAIAIREPGDPEVLEWTEQADPRPGPGEVLVDVAAAGVNRADLSQRQGNYPPPKGASEILGLECSGTIAELGEGVVDWRVGDEVCALLAGGGYAERVVVPAAQLLPVPEGVDLVDAAGLAEVSCTVWSNVVMEGGLTAGKLLLVHGGSGGIGTSAIQIARALGARVAATAGAAESREFCRELGADPVIGYRDEDFVEVVKGLGGADVILDNMGASYLDRNLSALAPDGHLAVIGMQGGRKAELDLGRMLVKRLRISVLGLRGRPLDGPTGKAAIVADVREKLWPHVAAGRVRPIVRSRIPLPEAARAHSLLEAGGVHGKILLTRS
- a CDS encoding cysteine desulfurase-like protein, with translation MAFDVAAVRGLFPALGDGWVHLDAPAGMQVPEQVATAVSTALRAPVSGPGGIFPASQRAEAIVDAARRALAELVGADPAGVVLGPNSAVLLQRLADGLGDGWMIGDDVVVSRLDHPSNVVCWQRAAQRSGSQVRWAEVDIETCELPAWQYRDLINERTKVVAVTAASGAVGTRPDVHQIAEIAAEHDALVVVDASAAAPFLPLDITAMGADVLALNASAWGGPPVGALVFRDPAMIDQLPSVALEPGWRGPDRMELGPHAYPLLAGLVSSIDYLAGLDDAAVGPRRERLLMSLSSVKAYQAGLLANLTGGLRRLRHVMVIGDAMRRVPSMAFTVNGVKAVDAIEYLADQGVCAFADPGTHGVFAVLGVGEVGGAVRVGLTHYTNGYEVDQLLRAVAALN